The Ornithodoros turicata isolate Travis chromosome 7, ASM3712646v1, whole genome shotgun sequence genome includes a region encoding these proteins:
- the LOC135400180 gene encoding mediator of RNA polymerase II transcription subunit 20-like: MGVVSIHQFPIPEGKTGQQAAELLQKRLETLGAVREGTFCVDCETYFSCPNIIPARCINIIHDTEHPATCFSLLDTGLCLVADLTFDMLMMKLSGIYTAKKSTKIESKGPRYEVADFLVKVGSVSLGPSFRGILVEVEYLPCVVPSSCWDLMREFMQGFMGNAVQGPPQYLQGRMNELYSPVDTVQQYMDHFNAFRRASTAATSAPANLP, from the exons ATGGGTGTTGTAAG CATTCACCAGTTCCCCATCCCTGAAGGCAAGACGGGCCAACAGGCCGCTGAGCTGCTACAGAAACGGTTGGAAACTCTAGGAGCTGTCCGTGAAGGGACGTTTTGTGTCGACTGTGAGACCTACTTCAGTTGTCCAAACATCA TTCCAGCACGCTGCATAAACATCATCCATGACACAGAGCACCCAGCAACATGTTTTTCCCTTCTGGACACGGGGCTGTGTTTGGTGGCTGACTTGACGTTCGACATGCTCATGATGAAGTTATCCGGCATTTACACTGCAAAGAAATCTACAAAGATTGAATCTAAGGGACCCCGCTACGAAGTTGCAGATTTCCTGGTCAAAGTGGGCAGCGTCTCCCTTGGCCCTAGCTTTCGAGGAATTCTCGTCGAG GTAGAGTATCTGCCATGTGTGGTGCCCTCAAGTTGCTGGGACCTGATGCGGGAATTTATGCAAGGCTTCATGGGCAATGCGGTGCAGGGTCCTCCCCAGTACCTGCAGGGGCGTATGAATGAACTTTATAGCCCTGTGGACACAGTACAGCAGTATATGGATCACTTCAATGCTTTCCGACGGGCCTCCACAGCAGCGACTTCAGCACCTGCCAA CTTGCCTTAA